The following coding sequences are from one Thermoplasmatales archaeon window:
- a CDS encoding imidazolonepropionase: MSLLIKNIGEIFDGYKIRKEKYIYIEDGKIKSIGEKRKADEIIDARGNFVMPGFVDCHTHAVFAGYRDFEVDWKIEGASHHQIAERGGGIFYTVRETRKASKERIKKETKERIEEMIRHGTTTAEVKSGYGLDLKNEVKLLQIIREIDKNEKIDLLPTFLAHAIPEGEDEDDYVDYVINEIIPYIGEKKLAIFCDVFCEKGYFSVNSSRKILQEGKKYGMIPKIHADEFSCIGCSKLAAQIKAISADHLLKAGLNELKLMAKAGVTAVILPAVPFLLGGEFPSYENIKKSGINVAIATDLNPNCYVPNMQFAIQIACYKMKMKIIDALKYATINSAKTLKMDEHVGNIEVGKKADIIITNIPSHSFALYKIGINFVDKVIKEGEIIYESEH; encoded by the coding sequence ATGAGCTTGCTCATTAAAAACATAGGGGAAATTTTTGATGGCTATAAAATAAGGAAGGAAAAATACATCTATATAGAGGATGGAAAAATAAAGAGCATAGGGGAAAAAAGGAAGGCGGATGAAATTATAGATGCCCGCGGTAATTTTGTAATGCCAGGATTTGTTGATTGTCATACTCATGCGGTATTTGCGGGTTATAGAGATTTTGAAGTTGATTGGAAAATTGAGGGAGCGAGTCATCATCAAATAGCAGAAAGAGGGGGAGGAATATTTTATACAGTAAGGGAAACAAGGAAGGCGAGCAAGGAAAGAATAAAAAAGGAGACGAAAGAAAGAATAGAAGAAATGATAAGGCATGGCACTACAACCGCTGAAGTTAAAAGTGGCTATGGTCTGGATTTGAAAAATGAAGTTAAATTGCTTCAAATAATAAGGGAAATTGATAAGAATGAGAAGATTGATTTGCTTCCAACATTTTTGGCGCATGCAATTCCAGAAGGAGAAGATGAAGATGATTATGTGGATTATGTTATAAATGAAATCATTCCTTATATAGGAGAAAAAAAACTGGCAATATTTTGCGATGTTTTTTGTGAAAAAGGCTATTTTAGTGTAAATTCATCAAGAAAAATACTGCAGGAGGGTAAAAAATATGGAATGATACCAAAAATTCATGCAGACGAATTTTCATGCATTGGATGTAGCAAACTTGCAGCACAAATTAAAGCAATTTCTGCAGACCATTTATTAAAAGCTGGGCTAAATGAATTAAAGCTTATGGCAAAAGCAGGCGTTACCGCAGTTATTCTTCCTGCTGTTCCTTTCTTGCTGGGGGGGGAATTTCCATCTTATGAAAATATAAAAAAATCAGGAATTAATGTTGCTATTGCAACTGACCTAAATCCAAATTGCTATGTTCCGAATATGCAGTTTGCAATTCAAATTGCTTGCTATAAAATGAAAATGAAAATCATTGATGCTCTAAAATATGCTACAATAAATTCCGCAAAAACATTAAAAATGGACGAACATGTTGGAAACATAGAAGTTGGAAAGAAAGCGGATATAATAATCACAAACATTCCTTCTCACTCTTTTGCTTTGTATAAAATAGGAATAAATTTCGTTGATAAAGTAATTAAAGAAGGGGAAATAATATATGAATCAGAGCATTGA
- a CDS encoding transketolase, with product MHDEKLVKEIKKNALKIRKLIVESIYRAGSGHPGGSLSIADIIACLYFHEMRYNPENPRWEDRDRLVLSKGHACPALYSALALCGYFPVEELKNLRKTGHFLQGHPCMRKVPGVDISTGSLGHGLSVAVGMALAGKMDKKDYRVFAILGDGEVQEGEIWEAANSASHFKLDNLIAILDRNGLQIDGPTEEIMHIEPIAWRWSAFGWNVIEIDGHNIKEILDTFHNIKKNEKPTIIIAHTIKGKGVSFMEGTLSFHGKAPSKEQYIKAMSELEQEERELDV from the coding sequence ATGCACGACGAAAAGCTCGTAAAGGAGATTAAAAAAAATGCATTAAAGATAAGGAAACTGATTGTGGAATCAATCTACAGGGCGGGCTCAGGGCATCCTGGAGGTAGCCTATCAATTGCGGATATAATTGCCTGTCTCTATTTTCATGAAATGAGGTATAATCCAGAAAATCCGAGATGGGAGGATAGAGACAGACTTGTTCTTTCAAAAGGTCATGCATGTCCCGCATTATATTCCGCTCTTGCCCTGTGTGGATATTTTCCTGTTGAGGAGTTGAAAAATCTTCGCAAAACAGGGCATTTCTTGCAAGGACATCCTTGCATGAGGAAAGTGCCGGGTGTGGATATTTCAACTGGCTCTCTCGGGCATGGGCTGAGTGTTGCGGTTGGTATGGCTCTTGCTGGAAAAATGGATAAAAAGGATTACAGGGTTTTTGCTATTCTTGGAGATGGGGAAGTGCAGGAAGGAGAGATATGGGAAGCAGCCAATTCCGCATCCCATTTCAAGCTCGATAATTTAATTGCAATTCTTGATAGAAATGGCCTGCAGATAGATGGGCCAACTGAAGAAATAATGCATATTGAGCCAATTGCTTGGAGATGGAGTGCATTTGGATGGAATGTAATTGAGATAGATGGTCATAACATTAAGGAAATTTTGGATACATTTCATAATATAAAGAAAAACGAGAAACCAACCATAATAATAGCTCATACAATAAAAGGGAAAGGTGTTTCATTCATGGAAGGAACATTATCATTTCATGGAAAGGCGCCTTCTAAAGAGCAGTATATAAAGGCAATGAGTGAGCTTGAGCAAGAGGAGCGTGAATTAGATGTTTAA
- a CDS encoding transketolase family protein, with protein sequence MRNLRDAYSSALIELGYKNKDVVVLDADLALSTKTKRFGTVFPDRFFDVGIAEANMMGIAAGLATCGKIVFASTFAVFATGRCYDAIRQSIAYPCLNVKIVATHAGVSVGGDGASHQMLEDIALMRALPNMTVIAPADATEMEDVVPAIADYHGPCYVRIGRADAPVIFEKHGQFKIGKGYILKEGGDIAIIATGTMTAEAIKAGEILRKEGIDAMIVHMPTIKPIDKKIVEKAKETGRIITCEEHTIIGGLGDAVAMAMEDDPVKMRRIGVNDVFGESGEANELLEKYGLTSENIARVAKEMVKF encoded by the coding sequence ATGAGGAATTTAAGGGATGCATATAGTTCCGCATTAATTGAATTAGGATATAAAAATAAGGATGTGGTTGTGCTGGATGCGGATTTAGCCCTTTCAACAAAAACAAAGAGATTTGGAACAGTTTTTCCAGATCGCTTTTTTGATGTTGGAATTGCGGAAGCAAACATGATGGGAATAGCTGCTGGCTTGGCTACCTGTGGAAAAATAGTTTTTGCTTCAACCTTTGCAGTATTTGCAACAGGAAGATGCTATGATGCAATCCGCCAGTCAATAGCATATCCCTGTCTGAATGTAAAAATTGTGGCAACTCATGCGGGCGTATCTGTGGGAGGGGACGGAGCAAGCCACCAAATGCTTGAGGATATTGCACTTATGAGGGCTTTGCCAAATATGACTGTTATTGCTCCCGCGGATGCCACTGAAATGGAAGATGTTGTACCAGCAATTGCAGATTATCACGGGCCTTGCTATGTAAGAATTGGAAGGGCTGATGCTCCTGTCATATTTGAGAAGCATGGCCAGTTCAAGATAGGGAAGGGATATATTTTGAAGGAAGGAGGGGATATTGCAATAATAGCAACTGGAACAATGACCGCAGAAGCAATAAAGGCGGGAGAAATTTTGAGGAAAGAAGGGATAGATGCAATGATTGTGCATATGCCAACGATAAAACCAATTGATAAAAAAATTGTTGAAAAGGCAAAGGAGACGGGGAGAATAATAACATGTGAGGAGCACACAATAATAGGTGGGCTGGGGGATGCGGTCGCAATGGCAATGGAAGATGATCCAGTTAAAATGAGGAGAATAGGGGTAAATGATGTATTCGGAGAAAGCGGGGAAGCAAATGAATTGCTTGAAAAATATGGATTAACCTCAGAAAATATTGCAAGAGTTGCAAAAGAAATGGTTAAATTTTAA
- a CDS encoding ribonuclease HII has protein sequence MICGIDEAGRGPVIGPMVVAGVWIEEEDEEKLLGAGVKDSKKLTPSKREKIASYIRDNFVHEIVVIEARDIDDLRKTLTINELEAYVFAKVANKNFAKVYFIDSAGNDSKEFGEMFKKNLKYDCEIVCEHKADEKYAVCSAASIVAKVERDRQIKKISEELEKVLNKPLGSGYPSDEKTIEFIREWFNRFNKFPPYTRKSWKTLEKIKQKKLEV, from the coding sequence ATGATATGCGGGATAGATGAAGCGGGACGGGGCCCGGTTATTGGGCCAATGGTTGTTGCGGGTGTATGGATTGAGGAAGAAGATGAGGAGAAGCTTTTGGGGGCGGGAGTTAAGGATTCAAAGAAGCTTACTCCGAGCAAGAGGGAGAAAATTGCATCCTATATAAGGGATAATTTTGTTCATGAGATTGTTGTGATTGAAGCAAGGGATATAGATGACCTGAGGAAAACATTGACAATTAACGAGCTTGAAGCATATGTTTTTGCAAAGGTTGCAAATAAAAATTTTGCGAAAGTTTATTTCATAGATTCTGCGGGAAATGATAGCAAGGAATTTGGTGAGATGTTTAAAAAGAATTTAAAATATGATTGCGAAATTGTATGTGAGCATAAGGCGGATGAAAAATATGCTGTTTGCTCTGCAGCTTCAATAGTTGCAAAGGTTGAAAGGGATAGACAAATTAAAAAAATATCTGAGGAGCTGGAAAAAGTGCTGAATAAACCACTTGGAAGTGGTTATCCAAGCGATGAAAAAACAATAGAATTTATAAGAGAATGGTTTAACAGGTTTAATAAATTTCCTCCTTATACGAGGAAAAGCTGGAAAACTCTTGAAAAGATAAAGCAAAAGAAGTTAGAGGTTTAA
- a CDS encoding TIGR00375 family protein gives MLANADLHIHSSFSGGTSEKIDLKNLAIGAKKKGLHILGTGDCLHEKWQKEIRNYYKNGKIEVDGINFILTCEIEDKNRVHHLLLFPDFDSVEHFKEIARNYIKDELSGRPKIFVSGEQLIDFSYESNALIGPAHAFTPYTSLYAYFDSLIEYYGKKPSFVELGLSADSSYADRIKELNSLPFLTNSDAHSSSPHRLGREFNRIELNEIEWDEIKKAILKNKIVINAGYPPEKGKYNRTACHSCYRIYEKNEAEKMGWKCKCGGKIKKGVKDRVDELADYKEPNHPKDRAKYVHILPLVEIIACSLNISPYSSLAIKRWEDLLKHGNEINLLLDANLSELKGCPQAIVDAIIAFREGKIKIIPGGGGKYGEVII, from the coding sequence ATGCTCGCAAATGCGGATTTACATATTCATTCATCTTTTTCTGGTGGAACATCAGAGAAAATTGATTTAAAAAATCTTGCAATTGGGGCAAAGAAAAAGGGATTGCATATTCTTGGCACAGGCGATTGTCTGCATGAAAAGTGGCAAAAAGAAATAAGGAATTATTATAAAAATGGGAAAATAGAAGTAGATGGAATAAATTTCATTCTGACCTGCGAGATAGAGGATAAAAATAGAGTTCACCATCTCTTACTTTTTCCAGATTTTGATTCTGTTGAGCATTTTAAAGAAATTGCAAGAAATTACATAAAAGATGAGCTAAGTGGGAGACCAAAAATTTTTGTAAGCGGTGAGCAATTAATCGATTTTTCTTATGAATCAAATGCTTTGATAGGCCCCGCTCATGCATTCACTCCTTATACTTCTCTTTATGCATATTTTGACTCATTGATTGAATATTATGGAAAGAAGCCTTCTTTTGTTGAACTTGGCCTAAGTGCGGATTCAAGCTATGCTGATCGAATAAAAGAATTAAATTCATTGCCGTTCCTAACAAATTCAGATGCTCACTCCTCTTCACCACATCGTTTAGGAAGGGAATTTAACAGAATAGAGTTAAATGAAATTGAATGGGATGAGATAAAAAAGGCAATATTAAAAAATAAAATAGTTATCAATGCGGGCTATCCTCCAGAGAAAGGGAAATATAATCGTACCGCCTGCCATTCCTGTTATAGAATTTATGAAAAAAATGAGGCGGAGAAAATGGGCTGGAAATGCAAATGCGGGGGTAAGATAAAGAAAGGGGTAAAAGATAGAGTTGATGAGCTCGCTGATTATAAAGAACCAAATCATCCAAAAGATAGAGCAAAATATGTTCATATTCTCCCTCTGGTGGAGATAATAGCATGTTCGCTGAATATAAGCCCCTATTCATCTCTCGCCATTAAAAGATGGGAAGATCTCCTGAAACATGGAAATGAAATAAATTTACTCCTTGATGCGAATTTAAGTGAGCTCAAGGGATGCCCTCAAGCAATCGTTGATGCAATCATTGCATTTAGAGAAGGAAAAATAAAAATAATTCCCGGCGGAGGAGGAAAATATGGAGAGGTGATAATATGA
- the hutH gene encoding histidine ammonia-lyase produces MKVCIDGKNIGIEDVVNVARNRYKVEISKEAMEKIEQGRKNLLDIIEKGKAVYGINTGFGVLENVKIGKEKIKKLQKNLVRSHSCGVGEPLEEEIVRAIIFLRLQSLAKGYSGVRAEIVEKLAEMLNKNFHPFLPSQGSVGASGDLVPLAHLALSMMGEGLAFLNGRVRKTEDVFKELSIKKVELSAKEGIALINGTQFMSAIACLALHDSINLLKNAQIAGVMSLEALKGTDQAFREEISKLRPYNGQIAVSRNLWKLTRGSEIIASHKDCERVQDAYTLRCMPQVFGAMHEYLSFLRKMLEIEINSVTDNPLIFENFALSGGNFHGEPLAILIDILNILLTKMGNFSERRIFRLLDKNLSGLPAFLIKEPGINSGMMILQYVAASLASENKSMAYPSSVDNIPTSANQEDYQSMGSIGARKCLQIMKNTRKIIAIEYIVASQALDFFELSPSKASKRAKEIVRKYVKELKEDRAMYEDIEKIEKVIQNGEIVREVEKIVGKME; encoded by the coding sequence AAAATATTGGAATAGAGGATGTTGTTAATGTTGCAAGAAATAGGTATAAGGTAGAAATAAGCAAGGAAGCAATGGAGAAAATAGAGCAGGGGAGGAAAAATTTATTAGATATAATTGAAAAAGGTAAGGCGGTTTATGGAATAAATACTGGCTTTGGTGTTCTTGAAAATGTAAAAATAGGAAAGGAAAAGATTAAGAAATTGCAAAAAAATTTGGTTAGGAGCCATTCATGCGGCGTCGGCGAGCCCCTGGAAGAGGAGATTGTAAGAGCAATAATTTTTCTCCGCCTTCAATCGCTTGCAAAAGGTTATTCCGGAGTAAGAGCGGAGATAGTTGAAAAGCTTGCGGAAATGCTTAATAAAAATTTTCATCCATTTTTACCCTCACAGGGCTCTGTTGGGGCGAGCGGTGATTTGGTGCCGCTGGCTCATCTCGCTCTTTCAATGATGGGGGAAGGACTTGCTTTTTTAAATGGGAGGGTTAGGAAAACTGAGGATGTCTTTAAAGAGCTTTCAATAAAGAAAGTTGAGCTTTCTGCGAAGGAAGGAATTGCTCTGATAAATGGCACACAATTTATGAGTGCTATTGCCTGTTTGGCCCTGCATGATTCAATTAATTTGCTAAAAAATGCCCAGATTGCGGGGGTTATGAGCTTAGAAGCTTTGAAGGGAACGGATCAGGCATTCAGGGAAGAAATAAGCAAGCTTCGCCCTTATAATGGGCAAATTGCGGTGTCAAGGAATTTATGGAAGCTTACGAGAGGAAGCGAGATAATTGCATCCCATAAAGATTGTGAGAGAGTTCAGGATGCATATACTCTAAGATGCATGCCTCAGGTATTTGGTGCAATGCATGAATATTTGAGTTTTTTGAGAAAAATGCTCGAAATAGAAATAAATTCAGTTACTGATAATCCTCTAATCTTTGAAAACTTTGCCTTATCTGGAGGAAATTTTCATGGTGAGCCCCTCGCTATTTTAATTGATATTCTTAATATATTGCTCACAAAAATGGGGAATTTTTCTGAAAGAAGGATATTTCGCTTGCTTGATAAAAACTTATCTGGATTGCCCGCCTTTCTTATAAAAGAGCCTGGAATAAATTCTGGAATGATGATACTTCAATATGTTGCAGCATCTCTTGCAAGTGAAAATAAAAGCATGGCTTATCCCTCAAGTGTTGATAATATTCCTACTTCTGCAAATCAGGAAGATTATCAATCAATGGGAAGCATAGGAGCAAGAAAATGTTTGCAAATAATGAAAAATACGAGGAAAATAATAGCAATTGAATACATAGTTGCATCTCAAGCCCTGGATTTTTTTGAATTAAGTCCATCAAAAGCAAGTAAAAGGGCAAAAGAAATTGTAAGAAAATATGTTAAGGAGTTAAAAGAAGATAGAGCAATGTACGAAGATATAGAAAAAATTGAAAAAGTTATTCAGAATGGAGAAATTGTAAGAGAAGTAGAAAAAATTGTTGGAAAAATGGAATAA